A single Sporomusaceae bacterium DNA region contains:
- a CDS encoding superoxide dismutase, producing METDAFRRYVPAGKHRLPPLPYPYDALEPVLGAATLRFHHDHHHKAYVDGLNKAELALAAARDNQDFNYIKYWENELAFNGSGHILHSIYWAVMAPPDSGGEPGPCATREIEKYFGSLGPFCQQFVAATVKVEGSGWGILAWNPAWGRLEILTAEKHQNLTQWGAIPILVADSWEHAYYLDYQYKREEYVRQWLKLINWYEVENRLLLAMEGQLPLLPAGAAE from the coding sequence TTGGAAACCGACGCCTTCAGGCGCTATGTCCCCGCCGGCAAACACCGCCTGCCCCCCTTGCCTTACCCCTACGACGCCCTCGAGCCCGTCCTCGGCGCCGCCACGCTCCGTTTCCACCACGACCATCACCACAAAGCCTATGTCGACGGCCTCAACAAAGCCGAACTCGCGCTCGCCGCAGCAAGGGACAATCAAGACTTCAACTATATCAAGTATTGGGAAAACGAACTGGCCTTTAACGGCTCGGGACACATCCTCCACAGCATCTACTGGGCCGTCATGGCTCCCCCCGACAGCGGCGGCGAACCTGGCCCCTGCGCCACGCGGGAAATCGAAAAATACTTCGGCAGCCTCGGACCATTTTGTCAGCAATTCGTCGCCGCCACCGTCAAAGTCGAAGGCTCCGGCTGGGGCATACTCGCCTGGAACCCCGCCTGGGGCCGCCTGGAAATCCTCACCGCCGAAAAACACCAGAACCTCACCCAGTGGGGGGCCATCCCCATCCTCGTCGCCGACTCCTGGGAACACGCCTACTACCTCGACTACCAGTACAAGCGCGAGGAATACGTCCGCCAATGGCTCAAACTCATCAACTGGTACGAAGTCGAAAACCGCCTCCTCCTCGCCATGGAGGGTCAGCTCCCCCTCCTCCCCGCCGGAGCCGCCGAATAA
- a CDS encoding ATP-binding protein, with protein sequence MQYPHSYRRWCAQALTRLFALTLLLALPAAPLAAGQSAAASPVKSKVLLLYTQSMDSSFNIAFTAGFKQRLAADDSREFEYFSENLEVLSYSPNDTVARAIAEVLRQKYRYSRPDIIVVHSPVGIRFLDTYCDDIFGDTPVLAFSTLTLDITPALLHPNRTYCIPAFDPLKNAALILELVPAVERLYVVLGRSEAERDLREELPRRLAPLAGQVAINYLDYLALPELIDHLAALDKPAAVLFVDFARDNYGSPLVPAQIARSLAAASPAPVFGSYSTHIGDGGAVGGYVLNIGSLGRAVGEKALAILQGRTAPGTLETLDIAEYRFDAAELQRWSIGESTLPAGSIVINRRPSLWQTHKWSIIVTSLFALAVVSLLVALIALHSRRRLAAERRALLGEALLGRQEEIIRERTSELIEAEERFRGIFHHSPAMIAIYSMVDDRHVEANRKYLDTLGYTRDEVSGRTAKDLGIRVNLDERKAAKLLHTLRTAGELPLAEYKLRTKTGKLVTVMTTTTLVHIGDEPCRIAIMQDISKEKLLEADMARLDRLNLVGEMAAGIGHEVRNPMTTVRGYLQLFQRKNELAGYKSQLAMMIDELDRANSIISEFLSLAKNKTSDLKPGSLNDALAAILPLLQADALRTGHSVELRTSPVPSILFDEKELRQLVLNLTRNALEAMPGGGVVTIATSPAAEGRIVLAVSDTGRGIPKSVIKKIGTPFFTTKDNGTGLGLSVCYRIAQRHRAAVDFATGMDGTTFYVRFPVKP encoded by the coding sequence ATGCAATACCCACATAGTTATCGCCGCTGGTGCGCACAGGCCTTAACCCGCCTCTTCGCCCTCACCCTTCTCCTCGCCCTTCCGGCCGCCCCGCTGGCGGCGGGGCAAAGCGCGGCCGCCTCTCCCGTTAAAAGCAAAGTCCTCCTCCTCTACACGCAAAGCATGGACTCCTCCTTCAACATCGCTTTTACCGCCGGCTTCAAACAGCGCCTGGCAGCGGACGACTCTCGCGAATTCGAATATTTCTCCGAAAATCTCGAAGTCCTGTCCTATTCCCCCAACGACACCGTCGCCCGCGCCATCGCGGAAGTCCTCCGCCAAAAATACCGCTACTCCCGCCCCGACATAATCGTCGTCCACTCCCCCGTCGGGATCCGCTTCCTCGATACCTATTGCGACGACATCTTCGGCGACACGCCGGTCCTCGCCTTCAGCACCCTGACGCTCGACATCACCCCCGCTCTGCTGCATCCCAACCGGACCTATTGCATCCCGGCTTTCGACCCGCTCAAAAACGCCGCCCTCATCCTCGAACTCGTGCCGGCCGTCGAGCGGCTGTACGTGGTGCTGGGCCGCTCCGAAGCCGAGCGGGACCTTCGCGAAGAACTGCCACGACGGCTAGCCCCCCTCGCCGGCCAGGTGGCGATAAATTATCTCGACTACCTGGCCCTCCCCGAGCTAATCGACCACCTTGCCGCCCTCGACAAACCGGCCGCCGTCCTGTTCGTCGACTTCGCCCGCGACAACTACGGCTCCCCGCTCGTCCCGGCCCAGATAGCGCGCAGCCTCGCCGCAGCCTCGCCGGCGCCCGTTTTCGGCAGCTACTCCACCCACATCGGCGACGGCGGCGCCGTCGGCGGCTACGTCCTCAATATCGGCAGCCTCGGCCGGGCGGTCGGCGAAAAAGCCCTCGCCATCCTCCAGGGCCGCACCGCGCCCGGAACCCTGGAAACGCTCGACATCGCCGAATACCGCTTCGACGCGGCCGAGCTACAGCGTTGGTCGATCGGCGAAAGCACACTCCCGGCCGGCAGCATCGTGATAAACAGGCGGCCTTCCCTTTGGCAGACCCATAAATGGTCCATCATCGTTACCAGCCTGTTCGCGCTCGCCGTCGTCAGCCTGCTGGTGGCCCTCATCGCCCTCCACAGCCGGCGGCGGCTCGCGGCCGAACGGCGGGCGCTGCTCGGCGAGGCGCTGCTCGGCAGGCAGGAAGAGATCATCCGCGAACGCACCAGCGAACTCATCGAGGCCGAGGAACGCTTCCGGGGCATATTCCACCACAGCCCGGCGATGATCGCCATCTACAGCATGGTCGACGACCGGCACGTCGAAGCCAACCGGAAATACCTCGACACCCTCGGCTACACACGCGACGAAGTCAGCGGCCGCACCGCCAAGGATCTCGGCATCAGGGTCAATCTTGACGAACGTAAGGCAGCGAAACTCCTCCACACCCTGCGCACCGCCGGCGAACTGCCTCTCGCGGAATATAAGCTCAGAACGAAAACCGGCAAGCTGGTAACCGTAATGACCACCACCACCCTCGTCCATATCGGCGACGAACCGTGCCGCATCGCCATCATGCAGGACATCTCCAAAGAAAAGCTGCTCGAAGCCGACATGGCCCGCCTCGACCGCCTCAACCTCGTCGGCGAGATGGCCGCCGGCATCGGCCACGAAGTCCGCAACCCCATGACGACCGTCCGCGGCTACCTGCAGCTGTTCCAGCGGAAAAACGAACTCGCCGGGTACAAATCCCAACTGGCGATGATGATCGACGAGCTGGACCGCGCCAACAGCATCATCAGCGAATTTCTCTCCCTCGCCAAAAACAAAACCTCCGACCTCAAGCCCGGCAGCCTCAACGACGCCCTCGCCGCCATCTTGCCGCTCCTGCAGGCCGATGCCCTGCGCACCGGCCACTCCGTCGAACTCAGAACCAGCCCCGTCCCCTCCATCTTATTCGACGAAAAAGAGCTCCGCCAGTTGGTGCTCAACCTCACCCGCAACGCCCTGGAAGCAATGCCGGGCGGCGGCGTCGTCACCATCGCCACCAGCCCGGCGGCAGAAGGCCGGATCGTCCTCGCCGTCAGCGACACCGGCCGCGGCATCCCCAAAAGCGTCATCAAAAAAATCGGCACCCCCTTCTTCACCACCAAAGACAACGGCACCGGCCTCGGCCTGTCGGTATGCTACCGTATCGCCCAGCGCCACCGCGCCGCCGTCGACTTCGCCACCGGCATGGACGGCACCACCTTTTACGTCAGATTCCCGGTCAAACCTTAA
- a CDS encoding tryptophanase, which yields MSVVKFYRGETMPLELHKVRIVQKLSLVPVERRLAAIAEAGNNTFLLKNHDVFLDMLTDSGVNAMSDRQLAAMMEADDSYAGSATFTKLETRINDIFGKKFVLPAHQGRACENIISQAFVRPGAIVPMNYHFTTSRAHVVLNGGAVEELIIDEGTKVTSDHPFKGNMDTDKLAALVEKHGADKIAFVRIETGTNLIGGQPHSLANLREIRRVCDKYGIIIVFDASLLADNLHFIKTREQACKDMSIRDISRAIADLVDIIYFSARKLGCARGGVICTNSEQAYLKMRELVTLYEGFLTYGGMSVREIEAIAVGLDETMDEDMINQSPQFIAYMVEELQKRGVPVITPPGGLGAHIDARQFLAHVPQQQYPAAALAAAIYLAGGIRGMERGTMSEARDEQGNETFAKMELVRLAMPRRVFTLSQVAYAVDRIAWLYDNRALVGGLAFTEEPKLLRFFFGKLAPLSGWQTDLAAKFRKDFGDSL from the coding sequence ATGTCTGTAGTCAAATTCTACCGTGGCGAAACAATGCCCCTCGAGCTCCACAAAGTCCGCATCGTCCAGAAACTCTCCCTCGTCCCCGTCGAGCGCCGTCTGGCGGCCATCGCCGAAGCCGGCAACAACACATTCCTCCTCAAAAACCACGACGTCTTCCTCGACATGCTCACCGACAGCGGCGTCAACGCCATGAGCGACAGACAGCTCGCCGCCATGATGGAAGCCGACGACAGCTACGCCGGCTCGGCCACCTTCACCAAACTCGAAACCCGCATCAACGACATCTTCGGCAAAAAATTCGTCCTCCCCGCCCACCAGGGCAGAGCGTGCGAAAACATCATCTCCCAGGCGTTCGTCAGGCCCGGCGCCATCGTCCCCATGAACTACCACTTCACCACCAGCAGGGCCCATGTCGTCTTGAACGGCGGCGCCGTCGAAGAACTCATCATCGACGAAGGCACGAAAGTCACCAGCGACCACCCCTTCAAAGGCAACATGGACACCGACAAGCTCGCCGCCCTCGTCGAAAAACACGGCGCCGACAAAATCGCCTTCGTCCGCATCGAAACAGGCACAAACCTCATCGGCGGCCAGCCCCACTCGCTCGCCAACCTGCGCGAAATCCGCCGCGTCTGCGATAAATACGGCATCATCATCGTCTTCGACGCCAGCCTGCTGGCCGACAACCTCCACTTCATCAAAACCCGCGAACAAGCCTGCAAAGACATGTCCATCCGCGACATCAGCCGCGCCATCGCCGACCTCGTCGACATCATCTACTTCTCCGCCCGCAAGCTCGGCTGCGCCCGCGGCGGCGTCATCTGCACCAACAGCGAGCAAGCCTACCTTAAAATGCGCGAACTCGTCACCCTCTACGAAGGCTTCCTCACCTACGGCGGCATGTCCGTCCGCGAAATCGAAGCAATTGCCGTCGGCCTCGACGAAACCATGGACGAGGACATGATCAACCAGAGCCCGCAGTTCATCGCCTACATGGTCGAAGAACTCCAAAAGCGCGGCGTCCCCGTCATCACGCCTCCCGGCGGCCTCGGCGCGCACATCGACGCCCGCCAGTTCCTCGCCCACGTCCCCCAGCAGCAATACCCCGCCGCCGCCCTCGCGGCCGCCATCTACCTCGCCGGCGGCATCCGCGGCATGGAGCGCGGCACCATGTCCGAAGCCCGCGACGAACAGGGCAACGAAACCTTCGCCAAAATGGAACTAGTCCGCCTCGCCATGCCGCGCCGCGTCTTCACCCTCTCCCAGGTAGCGTACGCCGTCGACCGCATCGCCTGGCTGTACGACAACCGCGCCCTCGTCGGCGGACTGGCCTTCACCGAAGAACCAAAACTCCTGCGCTTCTTCTTCGGCAAACTCGCCCCCCTCTCCGGCTGGCAGACCGACCTGGCCGCCAAATTCCGGAAAGACTTCGGCGACAGCCTATAG
- a CDS encoding RidA family protein has translation MRQIIQTPAAPAAIGPYSQAVRIGNLIFTSGQIPLEPVSGNLVDGTIEEQTRQVLENVKAVLEAAGSGLERVVKSTVFIKNMDDFARINAVYAGFFPSDPPARSCVEVARLPKNVGVEIEVVAYIS, from the coding sequence ATGCGGCAGATTATACAGACGCCGGCCGCGCCTGCGGCAATCGGACCTTATTCACAGGCAGTACGGATCGGGAATCTGATTTTTACGTCAGGGCAGATTCCCCTGGAACCGGTTAGCGGAAATCTGGTTGATGGCACTATCGAGGAACAGACCAGGCAGGTCCTGGAGAATGTGAAGGCTGTACTGGAGGCTGCCGGCAGCGGTCTGGAGCGCGTGGTGAAGTCGACGGTGTTTATCAAAAATATGGATGATTTCGCCAGGATAAACGCTGTGTATGCCGGGTTTTTCCCGTCCGATCCTCCGGCCAGATCTTGCGTTGAGGTAGCAAGGCTTCCCAAAAACGTCGGTGTGGAAATCGAGGTGGTGGCCTACATAAGTTAG
- a CDS encoding DUF488 domain-containing protein: protein MTLYTIGSGKKSARDFFTLLQQNGVSRLIDIRLNNTSQLAGYTKKPDLEYLLDAIAGIDYLHLTDFAPTESLMDGYKTKKISWPEYESEYARLLEERQALRKTDPALFAGACLLCSEPAATRCHRRLLAERLAALIPGLEIVHL, encoded by the coding sequence ATGACCCTCTACACCATCGGCTCCGGGAAAAAATCCGCCCGCGACTTCTTCACCCTCCTGCAGCAAAACGGCGTCAGCAGGCTCATCGATATCCGCCTCAACAACACCTCCCAACTCGCCGGCTACACCAAAAAACCCGATCTCGAATACCTCCTCGACGCCATCGCCGGCATCGACTACCTCCACCTGACCGACTTCGCCCCCACCGAAAGCCTCATGGACGGCTACAAAACAAAAAAAATCAGCTGGCCCGAGTACGAAAGCGAGTACGCCCGCCTGCTCGAAGAGCGCCAGGCTCTGCGTAAAACCGACCCTGCCCTCTTCGCCGGCGCCTGCCTGCTGTGCAGCGAACCCGCAGCCACGCGCTGCCACCGGCGGCTGCTCGCCGAGCGCCTCGCGGCGCTCATCCCCGGCCTCGAAATCGTCCACCTGTAA
- a CDS encoding PAS domain-containing protein — MSEIHDEIKKFIPFIDAIQATIGPHCELVLHDFAKPEQSLIHIAGNVTDRRIGAPITDFVLARLRKHGDECDNFMNYTTNTQTGKTLRCSTQFIRDAAGKIVGCLCINIDISPMMALKHFADASLSVNSVPMEEHFSNDVFEALNNIIKDTLAHYQIPVANLPKEEKLNIVSHLDEKGAFLVKGAIEQVAATLGVSRYSIYNYLDEVRSLKNGK; from the coding sequence GTGAGCGAAATTCATGACGAAATCAAGAAATTCATACCATTTATCGATGCCATACAAGCCACCATCGGCCCGCATTGCGAGCTGGTCCTGCACGACTTCGCGAAGCCAGAGCAGTCGTTGATCCACATCGCCGGCAACGTCACCGATCGCCGGATCGGCGCGCCCATCACCGACTTTGTCCTGGCAAGGCTCCGCAAACACGGAGATGAATGCGATAATTTCATGAACTACACCACAAACACGCAAACCGGCAAAACACTCCGCTGCTCCACCCAGTTTATCCGCGATGCCGCGGGGAAAATCGTCGGCTGCCTCTGTATCAACATCGACATCTCTCCCATGATGGCATTAAAACATTTCGCCGACGCCAGCCTGTCGGTGAACAGCGTACCAATGGAAGAGCACTTCTCCAACGACGTCTTTGAAGCGCTTAACAACATTATCAAAGATACCCTGGCGCACTACCAGATTCCCGTAGCAAACCTGCCTAAAGAAGAAAAACTCAACATCGTCAGCCACCTCGACGAAAAAGGCGCCTTCCTTGTCAAAGGGGCTATCGAACAGGTCGCAGCCACCCTCGGGGTATCACGCTACTCCATATATAACTATCTTGACGAAGTCCGCAGCCTCAAAAACGGCAAATAA
- a CDS encoding dicarboxylate/amino acid:cation symporter, producing MNLSNKILIGLVLGVVAGLAVGPEGLGFVKKWIAPFGTLFINMIKMVIVPLVLASLIVGASSLGDVRKLGRIGGKTVSFYLVTTAVAVVIGIVMSLVLSPGSGLQLPANAVYKGKAAPPLMDVLVNMVPTNVFQAMLNADMLQIIVFALFVGIGITLVGQKAKPVESFFDGLAEITYKIVGIIMAFAPIGVFALILPVVAANGPKVLIPLAKVIAAVYIGCLIHMSITYSAILKLLANFSPIRFFKGILPAQMIAFSTCSSAATLPVTMKNTQENLGVSKEVSSFVLPLGATINMDGTAIYQGVAALFVAQIYGVDLSLSQMLVIVLTGTLASIGAAGVPGAGLIMLTLTLQSVGLPLEGIALIAGIDRVLDMARTTLNITGDAVATVFIQKSEDKVEKACVGVSA from the coding sequence ATGAATCTATCCAACAAGATCCTGATTGGTCTGGTTCTGGGGGTAGTGGCCGGTCTGGCCGTAGGTCCCGAGGGGTTAGGCTTCGTGAAAAAGTGGATTGCCCCGTTTGGCACGTTGTTCATCAACATGATCAAAATGGTGATCGTCCCCCTGGTTCTCGCTTCGCTGATTGTCGGCGCGTCCAGCCTCGGCGATGTGCGCAAATTGGGCCGCATCGGCGGCAAAACGGTATCGTTCTATCTTGTTACGACGGCAGTGGCGGTTGTAATCGGGATCGTTATGTCGTTGGTGCTAAGCCCCGGTTCGGGTCTGCAGCTGCCGGCCAACGCGGTTTACAAGGGCAAGGCGGCTCCGCCGCTTATGGATGTGCTGGTTAACATGGTGCCGACCAATGTTTTTCAAGCCATGTTGAATGCCGATATGCTTCAGATCATCGTTTTCGCGCTGTTTGTCGGCATCGGCATCACGCTGGTGGGACAGAAGGCGAAGCCGGTCGAATCCTTCTTCGACGGGCTGGCCGAGATAACTTATAAGATTGTCGGCATAATCATGGCGTTTGCGCCGATCGGCGTTTTCGCGCTGATTCTGCCCGTCGTGGCGGCAAACGGACCGAAGGTCCTGATCCCTTTGGCTAAGGTAATCGCCGCCGTCTATATCGGCTGCCTGATTCATATGAGCATTACCTATTCGGCTATCCTGAAGCTGCTGGCCAATTTTAGCCCCATCCGCTTCTTCAAGGGCATCCTTCCCGCCCAGATGATCGCGTTTTCGACCTGCAGCAGCGCGGCTACCCTGCCGGTGACGATGAAGAATACCCAGGAGAATCTCGGGGTGTCGAAGGAAGTGTCCAGCTTTGTCCTGCCGCTTGGCGCGACGATCAATATGGACGGCACGGCGATTTATCAGGGCGTTGCCGCGTTGTTCGTGGCCCAGATCTACGGCGTCGATCTGTCGCTCAGTCAGATGCTGGTGATCGTGCTCACGGGGACGCTCGCTTCCATCGGGGCGGCTGGCGTGCCCGGCGCGGGACTGATAATGCTCACCCTGACCCTGCAGTCGGTAGGACTTCCCTTGGAGGGCATCGCGCTGATCGCCGGCATCGACCGTGTGCTGGATATGGCCCGCACTACGCTGAACATTACCGGTGACGCCGTCGCAACCGTATTCATTCAGAAGTCGGAAGACAAGGTGGAGAAAGCGTGCGTGGGCGTTTCCGCCTAA
- a CDS encoding PAS domain-containing protein, translating to MNKEHFSLRKIAGIFADNPALIAVTSMPDRKYVEVNRAFTDSLGYTREETIGRTINEMGLMSADDLAAMIAEVQKTGKITDLELQVKTKAGAFRTLLFSGNVIESGGENYFFMVSVDITEQRSLQLKLAEQKQKLENVIEGTGLGTWEWNVQTGETIFNERWAEIIGYTLAELQPVSIETWLRFIHPDDIEKSQAALQKCFARETDAFACETRVKHKNGRWLWIADRGKVTEWTADGRPLKMFGTHADITPQKKAEEELKESERRFNLALEATDAGLWDWDMKRDTVYYSPKWKNMLGYADHEIENTVAGWKNLWHPDDAPAIEKAMDDYLHGRAARYEISHRLRHKNGEWRWILTRGGALANKNGIPYRWIGTNIDITEDKNSADELERFFSVNLDLLCIADLQGNFVKTNKAWTDILGYSQEELENRKFLEFVHPDDLDATLQAMAKLAGREQVLNFVNRYRTKDGGYRYIEWRSHPYGSLIYAAARDITERIETEERIRQISLRDPLTGIYNRRFIFERLETILAEYRRTGRSFAVAMLDIDLFKAINDRFGHLAGDFILREFTRVLGANLRPYDILGRYGGEEFIVVSPSTGKDQAVAMMTRVLDKIRKAVFDYNGTAISFTFSGGVVDCLDFEASELSAEKIIEKADNRLYTAKQTGRNRIIPTPSRPLD from the coding sequence ATGAACAAAGAACACTTCTCTCTCCGCAAAATCGCCGGGATCTTCGCCGACAACCCCGCCCTCATCGCCGTCACCAGCATGCCGGACAGGAAATATGTCGAAGTCAACCGCGCCTTCACCGACAGCCTCGGCTACACGCGGGAAGAGACAATCGGCAGGACGATCAACGAAATGGGCCTGATGTCTGCCGATGATCTGGCCGCCATGATCGCCGAAGTGCAGAAAACAGGCAAAATCACCGACCTGGAGCTGCAGGTCAAAACCAAGGCCGGCGCCTTCCGCACACTGCTCTTCTCCGGCAACGTCATCGAGAGCGGCGGCGAAAATTACTTTTTTATGGTCAGCGTCGATATAACCGAACAGCGTTCGCTGCAGCTAAAACTCGCAGAACAGAAGCAAAAGCTCGAGAACGTCATCGAAGGCACCGGCCTGGGAACGTGGGAGTGGAACGTCCAGACGGGTGAGACCATCTTCAACGAACGCTGGGCGGAAATCATCGGTTACACCCTCGCCGAGCTCCAGCCGGTCAGCATAGAAACCTGGCTGCGCTTCATCCATCCGGACGACATCGAAAAATCCCAGGCAGCGCTGCAAAAATGCTTCGCCAGAGAAACCGACGCCTTCGCCTGCGAAACGCGCGTAAAACACAAAAACGGCCGCTGGCTATGGATCGCCGACCGGGGAAAGGTCACCGAATGGACCGCCGACGGACGGCCCCTGAAGATGTTCGGCACCCATGCCGATATCACCCCCCAAAAGAAAGCCGAGGAAGAACTCAAAGAAAGCGAACGGCGTTTCAACCTCGCCCTCGAAGCCACCGACGCCGGCCTGTGGGACTGGGACATGAAACGCGACACCGTCTATTACTCCCCGAAGTGGAAAAACATGCTCGGCTACGCCGACCACGAAATCGAGAACACCGTTGCCGGGTGGAAAAACCTCTGGCACCCCGACGACGCTCCGGCCATCGAAAAAGCGATGGACGACTACCTCCACGGCCGCGCGGCTCGCTACGAAATAAGTCACCGCCTGCGCCACAAAAACGGCGAGTGGCGGTGGATACTCACCCGCGGCGGCGCCTTGGCCAACAAAAACGGTATCCCCTACCGCTGGATCGGCACCAACATCGACATCACCGAAGATAAAAACAGCGCCGACGAACTTGAGCGCTTCTTCTCCGTCAACCTCGACCTCCTCTGCATCGCCGACCTCCAGGGCAACTTCGTCAAAACCAACAAAGCCTGGACAGACATCCTCGGCTATTCGCAGGAGGAACTGGAAAACCGCAAGTTCCTAGAATTCGTCCATCCCGACGACCTCGACGCCACTCTGCAGGCCATGGCCAAGCTCGCCGGCAGAGAACAGGTGCTCAACTTCGTCAACCGTTACCGTACAAAAGACGGCGGCTACCGATATATCGAATGGCGCTCCCACCCCTACGGCAGCCTCATTTACGCCGCCGCCAGAGACATCACTGAACGCATCGAAACCGAGGAAAGGATCCGCCAGATCTCCCTCCGCGACCCGCTCACCGGTATCTACAACCGGCGCTTCATCTTCGAACGTCTCGAAACCATCCTCGCCGAGTACCGGCGGACAGGCCGGAGCTTCGCGGTCGCGATGCTCGACATCGACCTCTTCAAGGCCATCAACGACCGGTTCGGCCACCTCGCCGGCGACTTCATCCTCCGCGAATTTACCCGGGTGCTCGGCGCCAACCTGCGCCCCTACGACATACTTGGCCGCTACGGCGGCGAAGAGTTCATCGTCGTCTCGCCCAGCACCGGTAAAGATCAGGCCGTCGCAATGATGACCCGCGTCCTCGACAAAATCCGCAAAGCCGTCTTCGATTACAACGGCACCGCTATCAGCTTCACCTTCAGCGGCGGCGTCGTCGATTGTCTGGATTTCGAGGCAAGCGAACTCTCCGCCGAAAAAATCATCGAAAAAGCCGACAACAGGCTCTATACCGCCAAACAGACCGGCAGAAACAGAATCATCCCAACCCCAAGCCGGCCGTTAGACTGA
- a CDS encoding D-cysteine desulfhydrase codes for MNLAQFPRRRYTEGQTPLEFLPRLTAALGGPRIYIKRDDLLGLTSGGNKTRKLEFLVADALAQGADTLMTCGAVQSNHCRLTLAAAVKEGLKCQLVLEERVPGSYKADASGNNFLFGLLGVEAVKVVPGGSDMLKEMQAVADGLTAQGRKPYIIPGGGSNEIGATGYVACAEEILAQSFDRGLKLDYVVTTSGSAGTHAGLVTGFYGNNTNIPVIGINISRKKSVQEELVYGLVERTAARLGVSQAIPREAVVCYEEYVGPGYSLPTPEMVEAVKLVARTEGILLDPVYTGKAMAGLIDLIRGNRFGKEDNVLFVHTGGSPALYAYQQIF; via the coding sequence ATGAATTTAGCACAGTTTCCCCGCAGACGTTATACCGAGGGTCAAACCCCGCTGGAGTTTCTGCCCCGCCTCACCGCCGCTCTGGGAGGCCCCCGCATTTACATCAAGCGGGACGATCTCCTCGGTTTGACCTCAGGCGGCAATAAGACCCGCAAGTTGGAGTTCCTCGTGGCCGACGCGCTGGCCCAAGGGGCTGATACACTGATGACGTGCGGCGCGGTGCAGTCGAATCATTGCCGCCTTACCCTGGCGGCGGCGGTGAAGGAGGGACTCAAGTGCCAACTGGTGCTGGAAGAACGTGTTCCCGGCAGTTATAAGGCCGATGCGAGCGGCAACAATTTCCTCTTCGGTCTGCTGGGCGTCGAGGCGGTAAAGGTCGTTCCCGGCGGGTCGGATATGCTGAAGGAGATGCAGGCGGTCGCGGACGGCCTTACGGCTCAGGGGCGAAAGCCTTATATCATTCCCGGCGGCGGTTCCAACGAGATCGGCGCGACCGGGTATGTCGCCTGCGCCGAGGAGATACTCGCCCAGTCGTTCGACCGGGGCCTGAAACTCGATTATGTGGTGACCACCAGCGGCAGCGCCGGCACCCACGCTGGCCTGGTGACCGGGTTTTACGGCAATAACACGAATATACCGGTGATCGGCATCAATATCAGCCGTAAGAAGAGCGTTCAGGAGGAGCTGGTCTACGGGCTGGTCGAGCGCACCGCCGCACGGCTGGGCGTTAGTCAGGCGATCCCCCGCGAGGCGGTGGTCTGCTATGAGGAATATGTGGGCCCGGGTTATTCGCTGCCGACGCCGGAGATGGTCGAGGCGGTGAAGCTGGTAGCCCGGACCGAGGGCATCCTCCTCGACCCCGTTTATACCGGCAAGGCCATGGCCGGTCTGATCGATCTGATCCGCGGCAATCGCTTCGGGAAAGAGGATAATGTCCTGTTCGTGCATACGGGCGGTTCGCCCGCGCTGTACGCGTATCAGCAGATATTTTAG
- a CDS encoding amino acid racemase has product MRKTVGVLGGMGPLATVDLFAKIVQCTPAAVDQDHLRIIVDNNPQIPPRVEAILHGAESPLPGMARSARLLEEAGADFIVMPCNTAHYWIRELRQAVRVPVLNMIDAAAAHIAQRQGAAAGPTLLLATAATIRTGLYQKAFAVHNLALVMPNDAEQKALDTAVRQVKAGLVADNPYLGELNAMVGRFAAAGTQAMLAGCTEVPLLFPFLGGPEKFDATAILAQAVVETALA; this is encoded by the coding sequence ATGAGAAAAACGGTCGGCGTTCTGGGCGGTATGGGGCCGCTGGCGACAGTCGATCTGTTCGCGAAGATTGTGCAGTGTACCCCGGCCGCCGTGGACCAGGACCATTTGCGGATTATCGTCGATAACAACCCGCAGATTCCGCCACGGGTGGAGGCCATTCTCCACGGGGCGGAAAGCCCGCTGCCGGGTATGGCCCGGTCGGCCCGATTGCTGGAGGAGGCCGGGGCGGATTTTATCGTGATGCCGTGCAACACGGCCCATTACTGGATCAGAGAACTGCGTCAGGCGGTCAGGGTGCCTGTCCTCAATATGATCGACGCCGCCGCGGCGCATATCGCGCAGCGGCAGGGCGCGGCCGCCGGCCCGACGCTGTTGCTGGCCACGGCGGCGACAATCAGGACGGGCCTGTATCAGAAAGCGTTCGCGGTTCACAACCTGGCGCTTGTGATGCCGAACGACGCCGAGCAGAAGGCGCTGGACACCGCGGTCAGGCAGGTGAAGGCCGGCCTGGTAGCAGATAATCCTTACCTCGGGGAGCTTAACGCGATGGTCGGCCGTTTCGCCGCCGCCGGTACGCAGGCGATGCTGGCCGGGTGCACCGAGGTGCCGTTGCTTTTCCCTTTTCTCGGCGGTCCGGAGAAATTCGACGCCACCGCCATATTGGCGCAGGCCGTCGTTGAGACCGCGCTTGCCTGA